A DNA window from Parabacteroides johnsonii DSM 18315 contains the following coding sequences:
- a CDS encoding PepSY-like domain-containing protein, with protein sequence MMKNVFLLAALSLCLFQSCDNDDDGPIPSYVSAETKTAFDEKYPSAKDVEWETRNDYLVVDFKQDKVEKEAWFDNSGTWYMTETDIPFVRLPDVVKTAFQQGEYSTWKVDDVDMIERRDVETVYVLEVEQGNSEVDLYYSPDGILVKTVLDAGGNDGYEDFIPFQPPFSVEAYIKEHYPSARILDIDREKGMTEVEILDGTACRELLFDDGGAWVQTKTELRISALPDVVMAAIKASQYATYKIDDADFIETQTGEWYLVELESGKQDVKLRIDTTGKIL encoded by the coding sequence ATGATGAAGAATGTATTTTTACTTGCGGCACTGTCTTTGTGCCTGTTCCAAAGTTGTGACAATGATGACGACGGACCGATTCCCAGCTATGTGAGTGCCGAGACCAAAACAGCCTTCGACGAAAAATATCCTTCGGCAAAGGATGTGGAGTGGGAGACGCGTAACGATTATTTGGTTGTGGATTTCAAACAAGATAAAGTAGAGAAGGAAGCTTGGTTCGACAATAGCGGAACCTGGTATATGACGGAAACGGATATCCCTTTTGTACGACTACCTGATGTGGTGAAGACAGCTTTCCAGCAAGGCGAATATTCGACTTGGAAGGTGGACGATGTGGATATGATCGAACGCCGGGATGTCGAGACTGTCTATGTGCTCGAAGTGGAACAAGGCAATAGCGAGGTGGATCTTTACTACTCCCCGGATGGTATCCTGGTGAAAACTGTTCTCGATGCGGGTGGAAACGATGGGTATGAAGATTTCATCCCGTTCCAACCTCCCTTTTCCGTAGAGGCTTACATCAAAGAACATTATCCTTCTGCCCGCATCTTGGATATCGATCGGGAAAAAGGTATGACAGAAGTTGAAATATTAGATGGAACGGCTTGTCGTGAACTCCTTTTCGACGACGGAGGTGCTTGGGTGCAGACTAAAACGGAACTTCGTATTTCCGCACTGCCGGATGTGGTAATGGCTGCTATTAAGGCTTCGCAATATGCAACCTATAAGATCGACGATGCTGATTTCATCGAGACCCAGACTGGCGAATGGTATCTCGTTGAACTGGAATCCGGTAAGCAAGATGTGAAACTCCGCATAGACACTACCGGAAAGATATTGTAG
- a CDS encoding trypsin-like peptidase domain-containing protein, translating into MAKHLIIIYFGLCLFLSVSVKAQISHGGQPLPLTATKSLTEDMFIIMPPFDLAEQLRLDSLEATGLRSGFRFAYKFMTDYRPENSGVRFTLPDGTKVWRLGIRSEGALSLNVMFSEYHLPKGARVFLYNNDQSEVLGSFNHLNNSERSILPVAPIQGDELIIEYQEPMEAAFPGKLAVGEVNHGYRKFRISEPQPDFAAFQCMPAVACYQDSTTRYDAIERSVVLMIINGTTGCTGTLINNTANDGKPYLLTASHCLNNQFQVKNPDYEEVAGNIVCYFNYNSLQCSPVEPGRTDQTIASAHFRAVNELTDMALLELQDTPPADYRAYYAGWNAQDAGTAPYTCIHHPGGSLKRLNLAEGNVELTTYKIQVTDFNENSHWKVGRWTTGCTAGGSSGSPLLDSDNRVIGGLTGGASSCLNPVEDFFFSIQKSWSEPADSSKQLKYWLDPVGVTVPICTGMDPNEGGGTANEHIEATTDVSLSVDRYRHTIHIDFADPISKASLSLVSLTGKPVRNYSITGQQVTLPIDSIPAGVYIVKIVYNNKLYTQKALF; encoded by the coding sequence ATGGCAAAACATCTTATTATAATATATTTCGGATTATGCCTGTTTCTTAGTGTTTCCGTCAAGGCACAGATCAGTCACGGAGGGCAACCGCTCCCTCTCACGGCCACCAAAAGCCTGACAGAGGATATGTTTATCATAATGCCCCCGTTCGACCTAGCGGAACAGCTCCGGCTCGACTCGCTCGAAGCGACCGGCCTCAGGAGTGGATTCCGCTTTGCCTATAAATTCATGACGGACTATAGACCGGAGAATTCCGGAGTCCGTTTCACACTGCCCGACGGGACAAAGGTCTGGCGGCTTGGTATACGTTCCGAAGGTGCGCTCTCCCTCAATGTAATGTTCAGCGAATACCATCTGCCCAAAGGCGCACGCGTATTCCTATACAATAACGACCAATCGGAAGTATTGGGCTCATTCAACCACTTGAACAATTCGGAACGCAGCATTCTGCCCGTCGCCCCGATCCAAGGAGACGAACTAATCATCGAATACCAAGAACCGATGGAAGCCGCTTTTCCCGGAAAGCTCGCGGTCGGCGAGGTGAACCACGGCTACCGGAAGTTCAGAATCTCGGAACCGCAGCCCGACTTTGCGGCTTTCCAATGTATGCCGGCCGTAGCTTGTTACCAGGATTCGACAACTCGCTACGACGCTATCGAACGCAGTGTTGTCCTGATGATCATCAACGGGACGACTGGTTGTACGGGAACGCTCATCAACAACACGGCAAATGACGGGAAACCTTACCTCCTTACGGCTTCACATTGCCTGAACAACCAATTCCAAGTCAAAAATCCGGATTATGAAGAGGTGGCGGGTAATATCGTCTGTTACTTCAATTACAACAGCCTCCAATGCAGTCCGGTTGAACCCGGACGTACCGACCAGACAATCGCCTCGGCTCATTTCCGAGCCGTGAACGAATTAACAGATATGGCGTTACTGGAATTGCAGGACACACCGCCTGCCGATTACCGGGCCTATTATGCCGGCTGGAACGCACAGGATGCGGGAACAGCTCCTTATACATGTATCCACCATCCGGGCGGATCGCTCAAGAGGCTTAACCTTGCCGAGGGAAACGTGGAACTGACAACCTATAAAATACAGGTTACCGACTTCAATGAAAATTCACACTGGAAGGTAGGCCGCTGGACGACAGGCTGTACAGCCGGTGGTTCGTCCGGTTCTCCCCTTTTAGATAGCGACAACCGTGTCATCGGAGGCTTGACAGGCGGTGCTTCCAGTTGCCTCAATCCGGTCGAAGACTTCTTTTTCTCTATACAAAAAAGCTGGTCCGAGCCTGCCGATAGCAGTAAGCAGCTCAAATATTGGCTCGATCCTGTCGGAGTGACGGTTCCTATCTGCACCGGAATGGATCCGAACGAAGGAGGTGGAACAGCCAACGAGCACATAGAGGCGACAACGGATGTTAGCCTATCTGTCGACAGATACCGGCATACGATCCACATCGACTTTGCTGATCCCATCAGCAAAGCTTCGCTCTCTTTGGTTTCGCTCACCGGAAAGCCTGTACGCAATTATTCCATCACCGGACAACAGGTGACCTTGCCGATCGATTCGATTCCGGCCGGCGTGTATATTGTGAAGATTGTTTATAATAACAAACTTTATACTCAAAAAGCTCTGTTTTGA
- a CDS encoding PepSY-like domain-containing protein: protein MKKILALLVCLLIVSISVRADDDRPVRFDQLPVKAQAYVKKYFPQEKVALAKMEKDFFDKKYEVIFASSSKVEFFKDGTWKEVDCKYSAVPEAVIPEAILHYVKATYPDHKVVKIEKEDRGYEAKLANGMKLEFDKKFNLIDINN from the coding sequence ATGAAGAAAATTTTAGCCCTATTAGTTTGCCTGCTTATCGTAAGTATAAGCGTTCGCGCGGACGATGACCGTCCGGTTCGTTTTGACCAGCTGCCCGTTAAGGCACAGGCATATGTAAAGAAATATTTCCCGCAGGAAAAGGTGGCGTTGGCAAAGATGGAAAAGGATTTCTTTGACAAGAAGTATGAAGTGATTTTTGCCAGTAGCAGCAAAGTGGAGTTCTTTAAGGACGGAACCTGGAAAGAAGTGGATTGCAAATATTCTGCTGTTCCCGAAGCCGTTATTCCCGAAGCCATTTTGCACTATGTAAAGGCCACTTATCCCGATCATAAGGTCGTTAAGATCGAAAAGGAAGATCGGGGATATGAGGCGAAACTTGCTAACGGTATGAAGCTGGAGTTTGACAAGAAGTTTAACTTGATAGATATAAACAATTAA
- a CDS encoding tetratricopeptide repeat protein, translating into MNKKYLMPFLVLAAILTFSSCSNKLKPLAEEYIKAEPQPLEAIGGKVPVTINATFPAKWFNKKAVVTVTPVLRYAGGEAWGTSYTYQGEKVKGNNQVIPQKAGANVTMKSAFTYKPEMKKSELYLTFDAKIKNKTVKLPDVKIGEGVIATSELADAATANAAIAADKFQRIIKEAHDANIMFLIQQANLRAKELNSDAIKEWKELVKNADEAPNQNVAIEISAYASPDGGVKLNTGLAERREGNTSKYLAKELKKMKVDAPVDARYTAQDWEGFKELVQASNLQDKDLVLRVISMYQDPETREKEIKNISAVYSDLAETILPQLRRSRLTANIEIIGKSDDEISALAKSNPSELNIEEILYAATLTNNDSEKMAIYTKASELYPNCYRTWNNIGMMAFRAGDLAKAEQMFNKSNSVKANPEANMNLGLIALTKGDQAKAQQLFGSAAGVAELGEALGVLYLEQGEWAKAANSFGSVKSNNAALAQILTKDYSKASQTLNAVAKPDATTSYLKAIVAARTNDANAVISNLKAAIAADKAMAKEAAIDLEFAKYATNSEFAALVK; encoded by the coding sequence ATGAACAAAAAGTATTTAATGCCTTTCCTTGTATTGGCAGCAATTCTGACTTTTTCTTCTTGTTCAAACAAGTTGAAACCGTTAGCTGAAGAGTACATCAAAGCTGAACCGCAGCCGCTTGAGGCCATCGGAGGCAAAGTTCCTGTGACTATTAATGCCACATTCCCTGCAAAATGGTTCAACAAAAAAGCAGTCGTAACCGTAACTCCGGTTCTTCGTTATGCCGGTGGTGAAGCATGGGGAACATCTTACACTTACCAAGGTGAAAAAGTAAAGGGTAACAACCAGGTTATCCCGCAGAAAGCAGGTGCTAACGTAACCATGAAATCTGCTTTCACTTACAAACCGGAAATGAAAAAATCTGAATTGTATCTGACTTTCGACGCAAAGATCAAGAACAAGACAGTTAAATTGCCGGACGTAAAAATCGGCGAAGGTGTGATCGCTACATCTGAATTGGCTGACGCAGCTACTGCTAACGCAGCTATCGCAGCAGACAAATTCCAGCGTATCATCAAAGAAGCTCACGACGCAAACATCATGTTCCTTATCCAGCAGGCCAATCTGCGTGCTAAAGAGTTGAACTCTGATGCAATCAAAGAATGGAAAGAACTTGTTAAGAACGCTGACGAAGCTCCTAACCAGAACGTAGCAATCGAAATCTCTGCTTACGCTTCTCCTGACGGTGGTGTTAAACTGAACACCGGCCTGGCTGAACGCCGTGAAGGCAACACAAGTAAATATCTGGCTAAAGAGTTGAAGAAAATGAAGGTTGACGCTCCGGTTGACGCTCGTTACACCGCTCAGGACTGGGAAGGCTTCAAAGAACTGGTACAGGCTTCCAACCTGCAGGATAAAGACCTCGTGCTGAGAGTTATCTCTATGTATCAGGATCCTGAAACAAGAGAAAAAGAAATCAAGAACATCTCTGCTGTTTACTCTGACTTGGCTGAAACAATCCTGCCGCAACTTCGTCGTTCTCGTTTAACTGCCAACATCGAAATCATCGGTAAGTCTGACGACGAAATCAGCGCATTGGCTAAGAGCAATCCTTCTGAACTGAACATCGAAGAAATTCTGTACGCTGCAACTCTGACTAACAATGATTCAGAAAAGATGGCTATCTATACAAAAGCTTCTGAACTGTATCCTAACTGCTACCGCACTTGGAACAACATCGGTATGATGGCATTCCGTGCCGGCGACCTGGCTAAGGCAGAACAGATGTTCAACAAATCAAACTCTGTAAAAGCTAATCCTGAAGCTAACATGAATTTAGGTTTGATCGCTTTGACTAAGGGTGACCAGGCTAAGGCTCAGCAGTTGTTCGGTAGCGCTGCAGGCGTTGCTGAATTAGGCGAAGCTTTGGGTGTTCTGTATTTGGAGCAGGGTGAATGGGCTAAGGCTGCCAACTCTTTCGGTTCAGTTAAGTCTAACAACGCTGCACTGGCTCAGATCCTGACTAAGGATTACAGCAAAGCATCTCAGACTTTGAACGCAGTTGCTAAACCTGACGCTACAACTTCTTACTTGAAAGCTATCGTAGCTGCTCGTACAAACGATGCTAACGCAGTTATCAGCAACCTGAAAGCTGCTATCGCTGCAGACAAGGCTATGGCTAAAGAAGCTGCTATCGACCTGGAATTTGCAAAGTATGCAACTAACAGCGAATTCGCTGCATTGGTTAAATAA